The Nostoc sp. PCC 7524 nucleotide sequence TTTGTAAGCTACGAACTTTGCGTATACTTACCCAGGAAGAAATGCCTACTACGGTGGTAGGTAGAAAACTTTCTCCTGTGGTGTCACTACATGACCACTTACCCCATTTTTCGGCTTTTCCTGCTACTCTTTCGCCCAAATCGATTACACCCAGTTCGGCTTTGCGCCATTTGATTTCCAGCCTGCCTTGTCGGAGTTTAATGCCTAAAAAATCCGAATCAGGGACATATAAATACATATCTTCTCTATCTTCTGGTAGTTGCGACTGGTCATTCAAACAATGTTGCTGGAACCAAATTTGAATATCTTCCGGTATCGTACCAGGATGAAACCAGCGCAATTCGTGAGTTATGAGCATAAATTGGTTAACCTACGCGAAGCGACACAGTTGATGGGACAATGAAAACGTGAAATTATACTTGTCTTGTGTTGCTTCCAGCCTCAAGGAATTGGTAAAAATGTGGAAAAAGATTGTACTTATTTTGCTATTAGTGTTAAGTTTCAGCCTGACTAATCCTGGTGTGGCTACGGCCGCTGGATTCAAAAGCTTTGTAGACACAACTGATGGCTATGAGTTTTTATACCCTAATGGCTGGTTGCAGGTGAAAGTCGCTAACGGCCCTGATGTAGTGTTTCACGATTTAATTGAGATATCAGAGAATGTTTCTGTAGTAATTAGTCCTGTTCCAGAAAACCAATCCTTAAAAGAACTGGGAACACCAACGGAAGTAGGATATAAGTTGGGCAAAGCAGCTTTAGCACCTCCAGATTCTGGTCGTTCAGCTGAATTAGTCAATGCTTTGGAAAAAGAATCAGAAGGGAAAATTTACTATATTCTTGAGTATTTAGTAAAACTTCCTAATCAGCAACAACGGCACAACATTGCTAGTGTAGCTGTTAGTCGTGGTAAACTTTTTACCTTTAACGCCTCGATTCCTGAGAAACGTTGGCAAAAAGTCAAACGGACTATGGAAGATGTTGTAAATTCTTTTTCAGTCTATTAATAGGCAATAGGATTGGGCATCAGCAATACTTTTGCTCATGCCCAATATCTGAAATTCCACTTGTCTGAACATCATGAAAATCCCCCAATTCGTACTCGCCTCTGCTTCCCCAGCCAGACGGCGCTTGTTGCAAACTGTTGGTATTGAACCCATAGTTAGCCCTAGTGATTTTGATGAGTCACAAATTCAAGTCACTGAACCCGGAGCATTGGTGCAAATTCTAGCCCAACGCAAAGCGGAAACTGTTGTACCACAGTTTGCATCAGCTTTAGTGATGGGTTGTGATTCGGTATTGGCTATTGATGGTAAGATTCACGGCAAACCAGCAGATACAGCCGAAGCGATCGCACGTTGGCAGATGATGCGCGGTAACTGTGGCGACCTTTACACAGGTCATGTTTTGATTGATACTTTACAAAATAAAACCCTAGTCAAGTGTCAGGTAACAAGGGTTTACTTTGCACAGATTAGCGATCGCACCATTCAAGCCTATGTAGCTACAGGCGAACCCCTAAAATGCGCTGGTGCTTTTGCTCTAGAAGGCTTTGGCAGTTTATTTATTGAAAAAATCGCAGGTTGTCACAGTAACGTCATCGGACTAAGTTTACCCCTACTCCGCCAAATGTTAGAGGAACTAGGATACAGTGTTACTAACTTTTGGCAAACAACCTAAATCTGCCTTTGTGCTATGTACATTCTGCTCAAAAGCTACATTTGGGCTGAACTTTTGTTTAAGTCCCGCTATCCCTAATTTTGATGAGCAGAAGTTGTCCAGTTTTGGCGTTAATTACTTCTAAGTAATCTCCTTGGTTAAGACCAAACTGTAGCAAATCTGTTGTACATTGTCAGAGAGTCCCAAGTTTGCAATCCCACTATTCCATCTACTTTTAAGTTTTTCTGAGCTTGAAAGGCTTTAACCGCACTCTCTGTTACAGCACCAAAAACTCCATCTACTGGAACAGAATAGCCGTTAGCCACTAACAGCCGTTGTAAAGCTCTAACAGCTATACCCGAACTTTTAAAACGTAGACTGGGTAATGTTTGGTTATTTAAGCTTTGAGAAGTGGCAACAATATTATCATTACTATTTTGTTTGTTTATTAACTTTTGTGTATTAAGAAAACTCACCTTTTGAGATTTTCTAAAAATGAGCTTATCTCTGCGTTGTTTAGCCACTAAGCGTTTTTGTTCAGAAAACTTATCCCTGAGAAAGTTAGAAGAAGATAATTTAGTTAATTTATCTAAATCTTTTGCAAATATTTGCTTGATTGTTGTAATTCGGCTTTTTTGAGGCTTGAACTTAAGAGCTAATGTAGCTGGAAAATTATTCATTGGCCGAATGGCTCGATATGAGGCAAATTTCGCGGCTGAAATTCGTTGAGAGGATTGGCTATTTTGTTCTTGCCTAATTACAGGCAGTTTGATCAAATTAGATGACGAAGGTTGCCTCGTCATTAACACACCCGACATCAGTATTGCAATATCGCTCATTGTAATTGCTATGTAAGTTTTGACTATATAAGAAAAACCGTGGATGATAATGCTTTACAAAAGCATGAAATCTTTGTATCTTCTACTAAAGAATGGTTAAGTGCTAAAGCCATTAGTAAGTGTAACGGCTTAAATATAAATTAATTTATAATACTTTTTAAACAGTATATATACGTAAGAATATCAAGCAAGAGCCTGATTCGCATTTTGATTTAGCAACACCATAAGTGTTACTGTGGGGTTTAACCCCTCTTGCCA carries:
- a CDS encoding peptidoglycan-binding domain-containing protein; amino-acid sequence: MNNFPATLALKFKPQKSRITTIKQIFAKDLDKLTKLSSSNFLRDKFSEQKRLVAKQRRDKLIFRKSQKVSFLNTQKLINKQNSNDNIVATSQSLNNQTLPSLRFKSSGIAVRALQRLLVANGYSVPVDGVFGAVTESAVKAFQAQKNLKVDGIVGLQTWDSLTMYNRFATVWS
- the psbP gene encoding photosystem II reaction center PsbP; the protein is MWKKIVLILLLVLSFSLTNPGVATAAGFKSFVDTTDGYEFLYPNGWLQVKVANGPDVVFHDLIEISENVSVVISPVPENQSLKELGTPTEVGYKLGKAALAPPDSGRSAELVNALEKESEGKIYYILEYLVKLPNQQQRHNIASVAVSRGKLFTFNASIPEKRWQKVKRTMEDVVNSFSVY
- a CDS encoding Maf family protein, whose amino-acid sequence is MKIPQFVLASASPARRRLLQTVGIEPIVSPSDFDESQIQVTEPGALVQILAQRKAETVVPQFASALVMGCDSVLAIDGKIHGKPADTAEAIARWQMMRGNCGDLYTGHVLIDTLQNKTLVKCQVTRVYFAQISDRTIQAYVATGEPLKCAGAFALEGFGSLFIEKIAGCHSNVIGLSLPLLRQMLEELGYSVTNFWQTT